ACCCTGACCGGATCAATTACCCCTTGAAGCGGGTCGGGGCACGGGGCGAGGGCAAATGGGAGCGGATTTCCTGGGATCAGGCTCTGGACGAGGTGGCCGCCAAGCTGGGCAGGCTGCGGGACGCTCACGGGCCGGAAACCCTGGGGTTCACCCACGGCACCAGCCGGACCCACCACTGGGACTGCCGCCGGTTCTACAACCTCTTTGGCTCGCCCAACGTCTGCGGAGCCAACAACATCTGCATGTGCCCGTCCTATGCCACGGAGTTCGCCACCTACGGCGGCATGGCCCGGGGCAACGCCAGGCAGGCCAAGTGCCTGGTGGTCTGGGGCAAGGCCTCGGCCAATTCCTCGCCCATCCAGGCCTGGCCGGCCACTCAGCAGGCCAGGCGCAACGGCGCGACGATCATCGTGGTCGATCCCCGGGAAATCGAGGAAGTGGCCCTGGCGGACATGTGGCTGCAGATCCGTCCCGGCACGGATCTGGCCCTGATGCTGGGCTGGATACGGCTGATTATCGAGGAAGAACTGTATGACGCGGACTTCGTGGCCGACTGGACCGTGGGCTTTGACGAGCTGCGGGAGGCGGTGCGGGAGTACACTCCGGAAAAGGTCAGCCAGATCACCTGGCTGCCTGTGGAAAAAATCACCGCATCGGCCCGGATCTACGCTACCTCCAAGCCGGCCCAGCTGCCCTATGCCTACGGCCTGGACAAGCAGGGCGTCAATTCCACCCAGTGCGCCCGGGCCCGGGCCATTTTGCGGGCCATCACCGGCAACCTGGAGATTCCCGGCGGCGAGACCTTTGGTCAGACTCCAGAGGTTTCCCGGGTGCGCGGAGAATTCGATCTGGTGGCTGCCGAGGCCATCGGGCCGGAGCAGCGAGCCAAGCAGCTTGGCGCGGACACGTATCCCTTTTTCGGTTTTCCCGGCTGGGAGCGCAACCTGGCCAACAACCAGAAGCTGCCCAGGGGCCAAGTCAATCCGCCATCCATGTACCGGACCTGCGTGGCCCATATCCGGGACGTTTTTCAGGCGGCCATCACCCAAAAGCCCTATCCCATAACGGCCATGTTCTCCGTGGCCAGCAACCCGATGCTTTCCTTTCCGGACCCGAAAATGGTCTTCAACGCTCTGACCGCACTGGAGCTCTACGTGGTCATGGAATACTACATGACCCCTTCCGCGGCCCTGGCGGACTATGTTTTCCCCTCGGCCACCACGGTGGAGCAGCCCCAGCTCTGGGTCACCGGCGGATTCTGCATGGCCTGTCCTCCGGGCATCGAGCCGCTTTATGAGCGTCGGGACACCTACCAGTTCTATCGGGGTC
This is a stretch of genomic DNA from Desulfonatronum thioautotrophicum. It encodes these proteins:
- a CDS encoding molybdopterin-containing oxidoreductase family protein, translated to MRINRRTFLHYSTLVASSLALSGLPLYAYNPQAGSGPRDGVRRSYCGLCHPRCGTLLHMKGGKVFEVSGDPDHPVTRGLICERGLLMPEHIHHPDRINYPLKRVGARGEGKWERISWDQALDEVAAKLGRLRDAHGPETLGFTHGTSRTHHWDCRRFYNLFGSPNVCGANNICMCPSYATEFATYGGMARGNARQAKCLVVWGKASANSSPIQAWPATQQARRNGATIIVVDPREIEEVALADMWLQIRPGTDLALMLGWIRLIIEEELYDADFVADWTVGFDELREAVREYTPEKVSQITWLPVEKITASARIYATSKPAQLPYAYGLDKQGVNSTQCARARAILRAITGNLEIPGGETFGQTPEVSRVRGEFDLVAAEAIGPEQRAKQLGADTYPFFGFPGWERNLANNQKLPRGQVNPPSMYRTCVAHIRDVFQAAITQKPYPITAMFSVASNPMLSFPDPKMVFNALTALELYVVMEYYMTPSAALADYVFPSATTVEQPQLWVTGGFCMACPPGIEPLYERRDTYQFYRGLGLRLGQESDWPWENLEQVCDFQLEPTGMTFQDLTAQYGFFGTREYKRYETAGFGTPSGKVELYSSIFKELGCDPLPAYKEPLWSPSGDPELADRFPLVLITGSRFMPMYHSEQRQIESARKVAPDPLVLLHPETAQELGLENNQWVRVVSPKGAIRMRLRTSTRIHPRMADAQHGWWFPERKQELPELFGVYESNANMLCPLEPEHCSPEIGSWPHSALLCRVEKA